In Micromonospora sp. WMMA1363, a genomic segment contains:
- a CDS encoding phage tail sheath subtilisin-like domain-containing protein has translation MPDYFSPGIYVEEVPSGARPIGPVGTSTAAFVGIAPDRSAHVNRAIPVNNWSEFLRLYASGDHPRGTALSQAVYGYMDNGGRRCWVVNVGEDGQVTGTGTGRAGLELLEPIDEISIVAAPGFSDPVSHEALLALAEKTRTMVAICDPPLKVNDISALTRVGTASSTPATRPAGTKPPGDAGSRPDPDPTDSEGSPSRAPASRSSAVTSGSAGDGEEETVAEPAAYRPRQSDFGTFYFPWLLVRDPIGGKLVYVPPSGHVAGIWARTDAQRGVHKAPANEPVRGAVDLAHRVTRSEQDVLNPKGVDVIRFFPDEGIRVWGARTLAAEASEFRYLNVRRLTIEIEQSIARGTRWMVFEPNDSTLWRSIRRDIGAFLTRVWRDGALLGRTPEEAFFVKCDEETNPADVRDAGMVVALIGIAVVKPAEFVVFKLSQWPGGTETETTGG, from the coding sequence ATGCCCGACTACTTCTCTCCCGGCATCTATGTCGAGGAAGTCCCTAGCGGCGCGCGGCCAATCGGCCCGGTCGGCACCAGCACCGCCGCCTTCGTCGGAATCGCCCCGGATCGGTCCGCGCACGTCAACCGGGCGATACCGGTCAACAACTGGTCGGAGTTCCTGCGACTCTACGCCAGCGGCGACCACCCGCGAGGCACCGCGTTGTCGCAGGCGGTCTACGGCTACATGGACAACGGTGGCCGACGCTGCTGGGTCGTCAACGTTGGGGAAGACGGCCAGGTCACCGGAACCGGCACGGGTCGGGCCGGGTTGGAACTGCTGGAGCCGATCGACGAGATCTCCATCGTGGCCGCGCCCGGCTTCTCCGATCCGGTCTCGCACGAGGCGCTCCTCGCCCTCGCCGAGAAGACGCGGACCATGGTGGCGATCTGCGACCCGCCGCTGAAGGTCAACGACATCTCGGCGTTGACCCGCGTCGGAACTGCCAGTAGTACGCCAGCGACCCGGCCGGCCGGCACGAAGCCACCCGGCGATGCCGGGTCTCGACCGGATCCTGACCCCACCGACTCCGAGGGTTCCCCGTCCCGAGCACCGGCGTCCCGATCGAGTGCCGTCACATCGGGAAGCGCGGGCGACGGTGAGGAGGAAACCGTCGCCGAGCCGGCCGCGTACCGGCCGCGACAGTCCGACTTCGGCACGTTCTACTTCCCCTGGCTCCTGGTCCGCGACCCGATCGGCGGGAAGCTCGTGTACGTACCGCCGAGTGGTCATGTGGCCGGCATCTGGGCCCGCACCGATGCCCAACGCGGGGTGCACAAGGCCCCGGCGAACGAGCCGGTCCGTGGCGCGGTCGACCTGGCCCATCGGGTCACCCGGTCGGAGCAGGACGTACTCAACCCGAAAGGCGTTGACGTGATCCGCTTCTTCCCGGACGAGGGGATCCGAGTCTGGGGTGCCCGCACGCTCGCCGCCGAGGCCAGTGAGTTCCGCTACCTGAACGTCCGGCGACTCACCATCGAAATCGAACAGTCAATCGCCCGCGGCACCCGGTGGATGGTGTTCGAGCCGAACGACAGCACCCTCTGGCGCTCCATCCGCCGGGACATCGGGGCGTTCCTTACCCGGGTGTGGCGGGATGGCGCGCTGCTCGGGCGGACGCCCGAGGAGGCGTTCTTTGTCAAGTGCGACGAGGAGACCAACCCGGCCGACGTCCGCGACGCCGGCATGGTGGTCGCGCTCATCGGCATCGCGGTGGTCAAGCCCGCGGAGTTCGTGGTGTTCAAGCTGAGCCAGTGGCCTGGCGGCACCGAGACCGAGACGACTGGAGGCTGA
- a CDS encoding carboxypeptidase regulatory-like domain-containing protein produces MHTRYGSIEAAVTNVAAWLTDTVGEPVPIDMPRNDGDGLVLWPLELRSVLQTRGGTGRDPYRLVVRLLVCGTGTAALSRLDRVIAAAASAGEPEVRLTAGDPALWRVFGVAPRPAVLVDVPAQIARPQPPVPPVLEELRVRQVDMRTLAGRVVGPRQQPLAAVRVEIEATGQATYTDADGRFRLAGVPLDPDQPDRPVRIRLLCRGRVDVTELAPGKPEHVIVCQAPTH; encoded by the coding sequence ATGCACACCAGGTACGGCTCGATCGAGGCAGCTGTCACGAACGTCGCGGCCTGGCTGACCGACACGGTGGGAGAACCCGTTCCGATCGACATGCCTCGCAATGACGGAGACGGCCTCGTCCTGTGGCCGTTGGAACTACGGTCGGTCCTGCAGACCCGGGGCGGGACGGGACGGGATCCGTATCGCCTCGTGGTCCGGCTGCTGGTCTGCGGGACCGGAACGGCCGCCCTGTCCCGACTGGACCGGGTGATCGCCGCCGCCGCATCCGCCGGCGAGCCGGAGGTGAGGCTCACGGCTGGCGACCCGGCACTGTGGCGAGTCTTCGGCGTCGCGCCTCGGCCTGCGGTGCTGGTGGACGTGCCCGCACAGATCGCCCGGCCACAGCCGCCAGTCCCACCCGTGCTGGAGGAGCTGCGTGTGCGGCAGGTCGACATGCGCACGCTTGCCGGTCGGGTGGTCGGGCCGCGGCAGCAGCCGCTCGCGGCGGTGCGGGTTGAGATCGAAGCCACCGGGCAGGCCACGTACACCGATGCGGACGGCCGCTTCCGGCTGGCCGGAGTCCCGCTCGACCCCGACCAACCGGATCGCCCCGTGCGGATCCGCCTGCTCTGCCGGGGTCGCGTCGACGTCACCGAACTCGCCCCCGGAAAACCCGAGCACGTGATCGTCTGCCAAGCCCCTACCCATTGA